GCCGTGGCCAAGCAGGCCAAGACCGGCGAGGTGCTGCTGCAGATCCTGGAGTCGCGACTGGACAACGTGGTCTACCGGGCTGGCTACGCCAAGTCCCGGGACATGGCCCGTCAGCTGGTCAAGCACGGCCACTTCACGGTCAACGGCAAGAAGGTCGACATCCCGTCGTTCCGCGTCAAGGAGCACGACATCATCGAGGTGCGGACCAAGTCCAAGGAGCTGACCCCGTTCCTGGTTGCCCAGGGCGAGGCCGGTTCGCGGACGGTGCCGGCCTGGCTGGAGGCGATCCCCAGCCAGATGAAGATCCTCGTGCACACGCTCCCGGCCCGCCAGGTCATCGACACGCAGGTCCAGGAGCAGCTGATCGTCGAGCTCTACTCCAAGTGAGCCATCCCGTCGACGGGGGTCGCCGCCGCCGACCGACACCACGCTGCCGGTGCCGGCTGCGGCCTCCGCGACGGGCGTAGTACCGACGGGCGTCATATAGCGGGCGCCCCGACCCAAGGAGAAGTACGTGCTCATCAGCCAGCGGCCGACTCTGTCCGAGGAGTCGATCAGCGACACGAGGTCCCTGTTCACCATCGAGCCGTTGGAGCCGGGTTTCGGCTACACGCTCGGCAACTCGCTGCGGCGTACCCTGCTCAGCTCGATCCCGGGCGCGGCGGTCACCAGCATCAAGATCGACGGCGTGCTGCACGAGTTCACCACGATCCCCGGGGTCAAGGAGGACGTGGTCGAGCTGGTGATGAACGTCAAGGAGCTGTGCGTCAGCTCCGAGCACGACGAGCCG
The sequence above is a segment of the Solwaraspora sp. WMMD406 genome. Coding sequences within it:
- the rpsD gene encoding 30S ribosomal protein S4; the encoded protein is MARYTGADCRRCRREKMKLFLKGSKCDGPKCPFESRPFPPGQHGRGRTKETEYLLQLREKQKARRVYGVLEKQFRGYYEEAVAKQAKTGEVLLQILESRLDNVVYRAGYAKSRDMARQLVKHGHFTVNGKKVDIPSFRVKEHDIIEVRTKSKELTPFLVAQGEAGSRTVPAWLEAIPSQMKILVHTLPARQVIDTQVQEQLIVELYSK